One stretch of Rhodoflexus caldus DNA includes these proteins:
- the gyrB gene encoding DNA topoisomerase (ATP-hydrolyzing) subunit B has product MLETTQATEPIAKSQANYSADNIQVLEGLEAVRKRPAMYIGDIGVKGLHHLVWEVVDNSIDEALAGHCDTIHVTIHTDNSISVLDNGRGIPTDIHPKEGRSALEVVMTVLHAGGKFDKDSYKVSGGLHGVGVSCVNALSKYLKVNVYRDGKIFEQEYSYGNPHYPVREVGTTNQRGTRVHFLPDDSIFTSKVYKYETIATRLRELAFLNSGIRIFLTDEREVNEDGSFLSEEFYSEQGLIEFIQYIEGTRQQLIPRPIYMESDKGGIPVQVVLTYNTDYAENIFSYVNNINTHEGGTHVAGFRRALTRSIKGYADRNGLLEKAKVEVTGDDFREGLSAIISVKVAEPQFEGQTKTKLGNSEVAGAVDTIVGEMINRYLEENPKEAKNLIDKVINAARAREAARKAREAVQRKSVLGGTGLPGKLADCSERDPALCELYLVEGDSAGGSAKQGRDRNFQAILPLRGKILNVEKAQEHKIYDNEEIKNIITALGISFGKDGDEKALNLEKLRYHKIIIMTDADIDGSHIRTLILTFFFRYMKDLIDKGHLYIAQPPLYLVKKGKQEVYCWTDDQRDRAVLELGGGKADSVNIQRYKGLGEMNPEQLWETTMNPEKRSLKRVDIESAAECDHLFSMLMGDEVAPRRAFIEKNAKYARVDI; this is encoded by the coding sequence ATGTTGGAAACAACCCAAGCTACTGAACCCATTGCTAAATCACAAGCCAATTACTCAGCCGACAACATTCAGGTTTTAGAAGGCTTAGAAGCCGTTCGCAAACGCCCTGCCATGTACATTGGCGACATTGGCGTAAAGGGATTGCATCACTTAGTATGGGAAGTGGTGGACAACTCAATAGACGAAGCACTGGCAGGTCATTGCGACACCATCCATGTTACGATTCATACAGACAACTCCATTTCCGTATTGGATAACGGGCGCGGTATCCCAACCGATATTCACCCAAAAGAAGGACGTTCGGCACTGGAAGTAGTAATGACCGTGCTGCACGCCGGCGGTAAATTTGACAAAGATTCTTACAAAGTATCGGGCGGCTTGCACGGTGTAGGTGTATCCTGCGTAAACGCCTTGTCTAAATACCTGAAAGTTAATGTATATCGCGACGGGAAGATATTTGAACAAGAGTACAGCTATGGCAACCCGCACTATCCCGTAAGAGAAGTCGGCACTACCAACCAACGCGGTACACGCGTGCACTTCCTGCCCGATGACAGCATATTTACCTCTAAGGTTTACAAATACGAAACAATTGCCACCCGTCTGCGCGAATTGGCATTCCTCAATTCGGGTATTCGCATTTTTCTGACCGATGAACGCGAAGTAAATGAAGACGGTTCTTTCCTCAGCGAAGAGTTCTACTCCGAGCAAGGGCTGATTGAGTTTATTCAGTACATCGAAGGCACACGCCAACAACTTATTCCACGCCCCATTTACATGGAAAGCGACAAAGGCGGCATTCCCGTGCAAGTTGTGCTGACATATAACACCGATTATGCCGAAAATATATTTTCGTATGTAAATAATATCAACACACACGAAGGAGGTACGCACGTCGCCGGTTTCCGCCGCGCACTTACCCGCAGTATCAAAGGTTATGCAGACCGCAACGGATTGCTTGAAAAAGCCAAAGTAGAAGTTACGGGCGATGACTTCCGCGAAGGATTGAGCGCCATTATTTCCGTGAAGGTAGCCGAGCCCCAATTTGAAGGACAAACCAAAACCAAATTGGGTAACTCCGAAGTTGCGGGCGCGGTAGATACCATCGTAGGGGAAATGATTAACCGCTATCTCGAGGAAAACCCCAAAGAAGCTAAAAACCTGATAGACAAAGTTATTAATGCAGCGCGTGCGCGTGAGGCAGCACGTAAAGCCCGCGAAGCCGTGCAGCGCAAAAGTGTACTTGGCGGCACAGGGCTGCCCGGTAAACTTGCCGATTGCTCCGAGCGCGACCCTGCCCTTTGCGAACTCTATTTAGTCGAAGGCGACTCGGCGGGCGGCTCAGCCAAGCAAGGTCGCGACCGCAACTTTCAGGCAATTCTGCCGCTGCGCGGTAAAATCCTCAACGTAGAAAAGGCTCAGGAGCATAAAATCTACGACAACGAAGAAATCAAAAACATCATTACAGCCCTCGGCATCAGTTTTGGGAAAGACGGCGACGAAAAAGCGCTGAACCTCGAGAAATTGCGCTATCATAAAATTATCATTATGACTGACGCCGATATAGACGGCAGCCACATCAGAACGCTGATTCTGACCTTCTTCTTCCGCTACATGAAAGACCTGATTGACAAGGGACATTTGTACATTGCACAGCCGCCCCTGTATTTGGTTAAAAAAGGTAAGCAGGAGGTTTATTGCTGGACAGACGACCAACGCGACCGTGCCGTGCTGGAACTTGGCGGCGGAAAAGCAGACAGCGTAAACATACAACGCTACAAAGGTTTGGGTGAGATGAACCCCGAGCAACTCTGGGAAACAACCATGAACCCCGAAAAAAGAAGCCTGAAGCGCGTAGATATTGAATCAGCAGCAGAGTGCGACCACCTGTTCTCTATGCTGATGGGTGATGAAGTAGCTCCACGCCGTGCATTTATTGAGAAAAATGCCAAGTATGCGCGCGTAGATATCTAA
- a CDS encoding YfiT family bacillithiol transferase: MEATLEQLKFPVGKFQAPEVFTTDLLQQNMQELATLPQKLKEAVAGWSEEQLDTPYRPGGWTIRQVIHHLADSHMNGLSRIKLALTEENPTVKPYHEDLWAELADSKLMPVEPALQIIEGVHAKWVMLLQHMHSEQWQRVFTHLRIRNMVKPLPSLTKQLCMHGMANTVWHISHN; encoded by the coding sequence ATGGAAGCTACACTTGAACAACTCAAATTTCCCGTCGGAAAATTTCAGGCACCTGAAGTTTTTACCACAGACCTACTGCAACAAAACATGCAAGAACTTGCCACACTGCCGCAAAAACTCAAAGAAGCCGTTGCAGGCTGGTCGGAAGAACAGTTAGACACTCCCTATCGCCCGGGAGGCTGGACAATCCGTCAGGTAATTCACCACTTGGCAGACAGCCACATGAACGGACTAAGTCGCATCAAATTGGCACTGACAGAGGAAAACCCAACCGTTAAACCTTACCATGAAGACCTATGGGCGGAATTGGCAGACAGTAAGCTCATGCCTGTTGAGCCTGCCTTGCAAATTATAGAAGGTGTTCATGCCAAATGGGTGATGTTACTTCAACACATGCACAGCGAACAGTGGCAGCGCGTATTTACGCATTTACGCATCCGCAATATGGTAAAACCTTTACCATCGCTTACCAAACAGCTATGTATGCATGGCATGGCAAACACCGTTTGGCACATATCACACAACTAA
- the purN gene encoding phosphoribosylglycinamide formyltransferase, whose protein sequence is MPTVALFASGSGTNAENIIKKFQHIPNLRFVVYCNKPHAGVLARAAALQVPTVVFNRHDFYESDKILRRLLDEKTDLIVLAGFLWLMPAAIVAQFPQRIINIHPALLPKFGGKGMYGAKVHEAVIAAGEQVSGITIHYVNEHYDEGQIIRQAECPVYPTDTPDTLAARIHALEYEHYPQVVADLLHVSSEASSNALPDVP, encoded by the coding sequence ATGCCTACTGTTGCTTTATTTGCTTCCGGAAGCGGTACTAACGCCGAAAATATCATCAAAAAATTTCAACACATTCCGAACCTGCGGTTTGTTGTTTACTGTAACAAGCCCCATGCAGGTGTGCTGGCACGGGCGGCCGCTTTGCAAGTACCGACAGTAGTATTCAATCGCCACGATTTCTATGAATCGGACAAAATATTGCGGCGACTCCTTGATGAAAAAACCGATTTGATAGTATTAGCGGGTTTTCTGTGGCTGATGCCTGCTGCAATTGTTGCGCAATTTCCGCAGCGCATCATCAACATTCATCCGGCCTTGCTGCCCAAATTTGGCGGAAAGGGCATGTATGGTGCAAAGGTACATGAGGCCGTAATAGCAGCAGGCGAGCAGGTTTCGGGTATCACCATTCACTACGTGAACGAACACTACGACGAAGGGCAGATTATCAGGCAGGCGGAATGTCCTGTTTACCCAACCGATACCCCCGACACACTTGCGGCGCGGATTCATGCGTTGGAGTATGAGCACTATCCGCAAGTGGTGGCTGATTTACTGCATGTAAGCAGTGAGGCAAGCTCAAACGCATTACCTGATGTGCCATGA
- a CDS encoding geranylgeranylglycerol-phosphate geranylgeranyltransferase, with protein sequence MKETGGSVQAALLLYLYPSYTRIVAAFFRLVRLSNLLLLAVSLLAAYWLLVGNCALSPFAVVGWVMAVVCTAAGGYVINDCADLTIDCINKPQRPLPAGKFSVHQAIVIAIALFISGLLFSLMNQRLLWLTMGSALALIAYARKLKCTPVIGNLTVALLSAASFFSLRLLCNEVNNALYELMVFAGLTHFLREQVKCLEDAEGDRLANCRTLPVVLGVPAAKRVASATALLIIAACGAMAAMKEGGLIMFAWLFLSALFCIFAWQLQSAKAVNHFAALATRLKLLMIVGMAVVLWGAVYQ encoded by the coding sequence TTGAAAGAAACAGGAGGGTCGGTGCAAGCCGCCCTCTTGTTGTATTTATATCCCTCATATACCCGTATCGTGGCTGCCTTTTTCCGTCTCGTTCGCTTATCTAACCTTTTACTGCTGGCTGTTTCGCTTTTGGCTGCTTATTGGCTGTTGGTCGGCAATTGTGCATTATCGCCGTTTGCGGTTGTTGGCTGGGTAATGGCAGTGGTGTGTACTGCTGCGGGTGGCTACGTAATTAACGATTGCGCCGACCTTACAATTGACTGCATCAATAAACCCCAACGACCGTTACCTGCCGGAAAATTCTCTGTCCATCAGGCTATTGTAATAGCTATTGCGCTGTTTATCAGTGGCTTGCTGTTTTCCCTGATGAACCAACGGCTTTTGTGGCTGACAATGGGAAGTGCGCTTGCGCTGATAGCATATGCACGAAAACTCAAATGCACACCCGTGATAGGCAATCTGACAGTAGCATTGTTGAGTGCAGCCTCCTTTTTTTCCCTCCGTTTGCTGTGCAACGAAGTGAATAATGCGCTCTACGAGTTGATGGTTTTTGCAGGGCTTACCCATTTCCTGCGCGAACAGGTCAAATGCTTGGAAGATGCGGAGGGAGACAGGCTTGCCAATTGCCGCACATTGCCCGTAGTGCTTGGTGTACCTGCTGCTAAAAGAGTGGCATCGGCAACGGCTTTGTTGATAATTGCAGCCTGCGGAGCTATGGCCGCCATGAAAGAAGGAGGGCTAATCATGTTCGCATGGCTGTTCCTTTCGGCACTGTTTTGTATTTTCGCGTGGCAATTGCAATCCGCTAAGGCGGTTAATCATTTTGCCGCGCTTGCCACGCGCTTAAAACTGCTGATGATAGTCGGAATGGCAGTTGTTTTGTGGGGGGCTGTTTATCAATAA
- a CDS encoding DEAD/DEAH box helicase: MEETTGFAAFKLNKQLFSAIQDLGWETPTPIQEKAIPLALEGHDVLGIAQTGTGKTAAYLLPLLMRLKYAQTDFPRALIIAPTRELVMQIAEHFKRLSAYTDLRCTALYGGIGMKAQVDAVKAGTDVIIATPGRFMDVYRTGELVLKELKCFILDEADKLMDMGFMPQIRKLLEIIPRKRQNLLFSATMPDKVVRLSEEFLEAPIRVEIAPQATAAQTVAQQLYFVPNLKTKVNLLGHLLADETQITRAIIFCRTKENAENIGKFISRKITPFVRIIHANKGQNTRINAMQAFKEGGVRILVATDVAARGIDVSEVSHVINFDVPIIYEDYVHRIGRTGRAGEEGIAITFCTEAEVYHIEKIQKLIRQTIPVMELPAEVKIEPTGFEEQQAMAREIDRQKRRENPDFQGAFHEKKNKPTQRKPGSKSKPVGKSKSTAKGTGNSKTFSRRRK; this comes from the coding sequence ATGGAAGAAACAACCGGATTTGCGGCATTTAAGCTCAATAAACAACTGTTCAGCGCTATTCAGGATTTGGGATGGGAAACACCCACGCCCATTCAGGAAAAAGCCATTCCGCTGGCATTGGAGGGGCATGACGTGCTGGGTATTGCGCAGACGGGGACAGGCAAAACAGCCGCTTATCTGCTGCCGTTGCTCATGCGGTTAAAATATGCGCAAACCGACTTCCCCCGTGCGCTGATTATTGCGCCCACGCGTGAGTTGGTCATGCAAATTGCCGAACATTTTAAACGCTTATCGGCCTATACCGATTTGCGATGCACGGCATTGTATGGCGGTATAGGTATGAAAGCACAGGTAGATGCCGTCAAAGCCGGAACGGATGTGATTATTGCCACACCCGGGCGGTTTATGGATGTGTACCGCACAGGCGAGCTGGTACTCAAAGAGTTAAAGTGCTTTATTTTAGATGAAGCCGATAAGTTAATGGACATGGGTTTTATGCCGCAAATCCGCAAGTTGCTGGAAATCATCCCACGCAAGCGGCAAAACCTGTTGTTTTCTGCTACCATGCCCGACAAGGTAGTGCGTCTCTCCGAAGAATTTCTGGAAGCCCCCATCCGCGTGGAGATAGCACCACAGGCAACAGCTGCCCAGACAGTGGCACAGCAACTGTATTTTGTGCCCAACCTAAAAACCAAAGTCAATTTATTGGGGCATCTGCTGGCAGACGAAACGCAAATCACCCGCGCAATTATATTTTGCCGCACCAAAGAAAATGCCGAAAATATCGGCAAGTTTATTTCCAGAAAAATAACGCCTTTTGTGCGTATCATTCATGCCAACAAAGGGCAAAATACGCGCATCAATGCCATGCAAGCTTTTAAAGAGGGGGGCGTGCGCATTTTGGTTGCTACCGATGTGGCAGCACGCGGCATTGATGTAAGCGAAGTAAGCCATGTAATCAATTTTGATGTGCCGATTATCTATGAGGACTACGTACATCGTATCGGTCGGACGGGCAGGGCAGGGGAGGAAGGTATTGCCATTACTTTCTGTACCGAGGCAGAGGTATATCACATAGAGAAAATACAAAAACTCATTCGTCAAACCATCCCTGTAATGGAACTGCCCGCCGAGGTAAAGATAGAGCCGACAGGTTTTGAGGAACAGCAGGCAATGGCGCGGGAAATAGACCGCCAAAAGCGCCGTGAAAACCCTGATTTTCAGGGGGCATTCCATGAGAAAAAGAACAAACCGACACAGCGAAAGCCCGGCAGTAAATCCAAACCCGTTGGCAAGTCAAAATCCACTGCCAAAGGAACAGGTAACAGTAAGACATTTTCCCGCAGGCGCAAATAA
- the hemL gene encoding glutamate-1-semialdehyde 2,1-aminomutase: protein MNHTISHELFQQALQYIPGGVNSPVRAFRAVGGNPVFIKSAKGAYLFDEDGNRYIELINSWGPMILGHANPMIQEAVIKAVESSFSFGAPTRREVEMAELICSMVPSVEKVRMVNSGTEACMSAIRVARGYTGRNKIIKFEGCYHGHGDSFLIAAGSGAVTMGAPDSPGVTQGVANDTLTAPYNDLAAVESLIDANPNQIAAIIIEPVVGNMGCVLPQKGFLEGLRTLCDKHGIVYIFDEVMTGFRLSKGGAQELFGIRPDMTTMGKIIGGGLPVGAYGGKKEIMDCVSPAGKVYQAGTLSGNPIAMSAGMAMLNYLNEHPEVYTQVAQNTSRITDGIRKALAANGLNFTINEIGSMYSLFFTDKPVTDFESAKTSDTQLFGKYFREMLERGVYLAPSQYESLFVSTALSEADLQHIEQANAEVLALVAKEVANVE from the coding sequence ATGAATCATACAATCAGCCATGAGCTCTTTCAACAGGCATTGCAATATATCCCGGGAGGGGTGAACTCACCCGTGCGTGCTTTTCGTGCAGTGGGCGGCAATCCTGTGTTTATTAAATCTGCTAAGGGTGCCTATCTTTTTGATGAAGACGGCAATCGTTACATAGAACTTATCAACTCGTGGGGGCCTATGATTTTGGGGCATGCCAACCCCATGATTCAGGAAGCGGTGATAAAAGCCGTAGAAAGTTCGTTCTCTTTTGGTGCACCCACGCGCCGCGAGGTGGAAATGGCAGAACTGATTTGCAGCATGGTGCCTTCCGTAGAAAAGGTGCGCATGGTAAACAGCGGCACCGAGGCTTGTATGTCTGCCATTCGCGTGGCCAGAGGTTATACAGGCCGCAATAAAATCATCAAATTTGAAGGCTGCTATCACGGGCACGGCGATAGTTTCCTGATAGCGGCAGGCAGCGGTGCGGTTACGATGGGCGCACCCGACAGCCCGGGCGTTACGCAAGGCGTTGCCAATGACACACTTACGGCACCCTACAACGACCTTGCGGCAGTAGAATCACTGATTGATGCGAACCCCAACCAAATTGCAGCCATCATCATTGAGCCGGTGGTAGGCAATATGGGTTGTGTGCTGCCTCAAAAAGGCTTTCTGGAAGGTCTGCGTACCCTTTGCGACAAGCATGGCATTGTTTATATTTTTGACGAAGTAATGACGGGCTTCCGTCTTTCCAAAGGTGGCGCACAGGAACTGTTCGGCATCCGCCCCGACATGACTACTATGGGCAAAATCATTGGTGGCGGCTTGCCTGTGGGTGCTTACGGCGGCAAAAAGGAAATCATGGATTGTGTTTCACCTGCCGGTAAAGTTTATCAGGCAGGCACACTTTCAGGCAACCCAATTGCCATGAGTGCAGGTATGGCCATGCTGAATTACCTGAACGAGCACCCCGAAGTCTATACGCAGGTTGCCCAAAACACAAGCCGCATTACCGACGGCATCCGCAAAGCATTGGCAGCCAACGGGCTGAACTTCACCATCAATGAAATCGGCTCTATGTACAGCCTGTTTTTTACCGATAAGCCCGTTACTGACTTTGAAAGTGCCAAAACATCTGATACACAACTATTTGGCAAATATTTCCGCGAGATGCTGGAGCGCGGTGTGTATCTGGCACCTTCGCAATATGAAAGCCTGTTTGTTTCCACAGCCCTGAGCGAGGCCGATTTGCAGCACATTGAGCAGGCCAATGCCGAGGTGCTGGCATTAGTGGCCAAGGAGGTTGCGAACGTTGAATAA